The window CTGGGAGCGCGGGCGTCCCGCCCGCCTCTGCCTCTTCCGCCTCCAACCCCACCAACATCCTGCTCATCCAGGGCATGGGCGGCGCGGGCAAAACCACCCTCATCAAACACCTGTTGGAATGGTGGCAGACCACCCGTCTGGCGGAGCGTGTCTTTTACTTTGGCTACGACGAAAAAGCGTACACCCTGGCACAAATTCTGGATGGCATCGCCCGCGACTTGTACGGCCGTGACTACGGCCGCGCCTACTCCCCCCTGTCCGACGCCGCCAAGCAGCAAAAGCTGGTGGGCGAACTGCGCAGCCGCCGCCACGTGCTGGCGCTGGACAACCTGGAATCCATCACCGGCAGCGCCCTGGCGATTCAGCACACCCTGGACGCCGCCGAACAGGCCCGCCTGCGTGATTTTGTGGCCGCGCTGGCCGGGGGGCAGACGGTGGCGCTGCTGGGGTCGCGGGGGCCGGAGGAATGGTTGGTGGGGCAATTTGCCCAATCGCCTTACGAACTGCCCGGCCTGGACCCGGAGGCCGCCAGCGCCCTGACGCAGGAGATTTTGCGCCGCCTGGGGCGCAGCGGCCTGCCCGCCGACCCGCAGCACGGCCCGGCCCTGCGCCAACTGTTGAAGTTGCTGGCTGGCTACCCGCTGGCGCTGGAGATTGTGTTGGCGAATCTGGCGGCGCGGCCGGGACGGCCGCCGCAAAGCCCCGCCGACCTGCTGGCCGCCTTCACCGGCGGCGATGCCGGGCTGGACGCGGGCGGCAGCGGCGATTTGTGGCAGGACAAGACCAAAAGCCTGCTGCGCTGCATCGAGTACAGCCACAGCAACCTCTCCGCCGACGCGCAGGCGCTGCTGGCCTGCCTGGCCCCTTTTACCGGCGTGGTAGACCTGGCGCTGTTGGACAGATACACCGAAAAACTCCAGCAGCAGCCGGAGTTGGCCGGTTTGCCCTTTGCCAGTTGGGGCGACGTGTTGCAAGAAGGCATTAATTGGGGTCTGTTGATTCCCCAACAAATGGCCGGGCGAGTATACCTGCGCCTGCAACCGATTTTGCCCTACTTTTTGCGCCAGCGGCTGGCCGCGCCCGCGGACGCCGGCCAGGGCGAAAGCGCCGCCATCGAGCGCGCCTTCCGCGCCCACTACGACCAGGTGGGCCGGGCGCTGGCCGGGCTGCTGCAGTCCAAACAGCCCCAGGAGCGGCAGCTGGGCCAGGCACTCACCAACCTGGAATACGAAAACCTGATGACCGCGCTCAAGTTGGCGCTGGCGGCACATACCGGTTTCTTTAATACGTATGAAGCCTTGTTCCGTTTTTTGGATGGTCAAAAGGCAAACAAACTTGCTATTGAGCTATGTGAAACTGTTCTGAGCAACCAACATGAATACTCCCAAACCCAAATGGCTGGAGAAATCGGCACTGACTTTTACCTCGTTTATGCTCGATTGGCGACCATTCACCTGGCTGTCCAACAGTATAAGTTGGCACGCGAAGCTTATGAAAACAGTCTTGATGTTGTAAAGAATCTGAAAAGCATTACAAAAGAAGGGCGTGCAAACTACACAGCCATAATTTATCACCAGTTGGGCATGGTGGCGGAGGCGCAGCGGGAGTGGGCCACGGCCGTGGCCCATTACAACCAGGCGTTGGCCCTCAAAATCGAATTCAATGACCGCTACAGCCAGGCGTCCACCTACCACCAGTTGGGCATTGTGGCGCAGGCGCAGCGGGAGTGGGCAACGGCCGTGGCCCATTACAACCAGGCGTTGGCCCTCAAAATCGAATTCAATGACCGCTACAGACAGGCGTCCACCTACCACCAGTTGGGCAGGGTGGCGGAGGAGCAGCGGGAGTGGGCAACGGCCGTGTCCCATTACAACCAGGCGTTGGCTATCTACATCGAATTCAATGACCGCTACAACCAGGCGTCCACCTACCACCAGTTGGGCATGGTGGCGCAGGAGCAGCGGGAGTGGGCAACGGCCGTTGTCCATTACAACCAGGCGTTGGCCCTCAAAATCGAATTCAATGACCGCTACAACCAGGCGTCCACCTATGGGCAGTTGGGTTTGTTGGCTGAGGCGCAGGAAGATTGGCCGGAAGCAGCCAACCATTTGTTAAACGCCCTGGAAATCTTTGTGCAGTTTGGGGATCAACATTTCACTGCGCAGACGGTGCGCAATCTGGCGGCGGTGTGGCAGGCGGCCCCGGATTTTGCGGGCAAAACGGCCGTTCCCGGCCGGCTGGCCGCCATCCTCGCCATCTCCCCCGCCCAAGCCCTCGCCCGTCTCCAACCCCCAGAATAGATTTGACCAATCTCCAAGATTGGTCAAATCTAATCTAATCTACACACACGACGGCCGTGCGCGTCTGCGCCGCCGTGATGGTTCGTAATTCACCCAAATGGTGACGATACCAGTTCAGGCCAGCATACTCCTGATTGATGGCCCGCAGTTGGGGCCGCGCCTCTAGCAGCGTCAGAATATCTTGCAGACCAAAGCCGGGCTTTTGCGGATACAGCGCCGTGTAGACGGCGTTG of the Candidatus Leptovillus gracilis genome contains:
- a CDS encoding tetratricopeptide repeat protein gives rise to the protein MTKITITQTSPSPTGPFPTAVQFDNGPSHPITISEPFSAAEEARLQWYYEEWLSFPFTGQVKAAEAAASVADYGHRLFAQVFRENPDVLAEYRAALRYEGGLAKLEFEIRGTPAFHALHWEALKDPANGRPFAAECPFLRQNDNPPAIHIRPQPSPTLNVLLVTARPGGRQDVGYRTISRPLVNALHNSRLRARIDMVRPGSFAALVGHLEQSRDAHGDGYYHIIHFDVHGSLLTFEQYQKLEKDASPFLFKSGYGQSEIQPYAGLRAFLSFSGDAPGSHDLVADETIANLLQSHQIPIAILNACQSGMQVGESETSLGSRLMAAGVQTAVAMGYSVTVSAAVLFMTHLYQHLLAGRPLPQAIRRARLELLNVKERRAAYNQTIELEDWLLPVVYQNQPITLPLTDFASPAEEEAYLTQQSGRYRAPLPTYGFVGRDVDILEIETRLLPGSAGVPPASASSASNPTNILLIQGMGGAGKTTLIKHLLEWWQTTRLAERVFYFGYDEKAYTLAQILDGIARDLYGRDYGRAYSPLSDAAKQQKLVGELRSRRHVLALDNLESITGSALAIQHTLDAAEQARLRDFVAALAGGQTVALLGSRGPEEWLVGQFAQSPYELPGLDPEAASALTQEILRRLGRSGLPADPQHGPALRQLLKLLAGYPLALEIVLANLAARPGRPPQSPADLLAAFTGGDAGLDAGGSGDLWQDKTKSLLRCIEYSHSNLSADAQALLACLAPFTGVVDLALLDRYTEKLQQQPELAGLPFASWGDVLQEGINWGLLIPQQMAGRVYLRLQPILPYFLRQRLAAPADAGQGESAAIERAFRAHYDQVGRALAGLLQSKQPQERQLGQALTNLEYENLMTALKLALAAHTGFFNTYEALFRFLDGQKANKLAIELCETVLSNQHEYSQTQMAGEIGTDFYLVYARLATIHLAVQQYKLAREAYENSLDVVKNLKSITKEGRANYTAIIYHQLGMVAEAQREWATAVAHYNQALALKIEFNDRYSQASTYHQLGIVAQAQREWATAVAHYNQALALKIEFNDRYRQASTYHQLGRVAEEQREWATAVSHYNQALAIYIEFNDRYNQASTYHQLGMVAQEQREWATAVVHYNQALALKIEFNDRYNQASTYGQLGLLAEAQEDWPEAANHLLNALEIFVQFGDQHFTAQTVRNLAAVWQAAPDFAGKTAVPGRLAAILAISPAQALARLQPPE